The following are from one region of the Petrotoga mobilis SJ95 genome:
- the flhF gene encoding flagellar biosynthesis protein FlhF, with translation MQIKKLTVKTISEAMEKIRREFGEDAYILDTKKVKKGGFFGIGGEKYLEVTVLSEENKNSQYKPQKTKKYPQESENTYTLNDLIKRNTPEFYRKKEREEKISTPSYLKSDKEPNYKDSNDDLTEFIKTSREISSKIDKSVESFYHQHIQKEPTESDIKDSLKLQDLMNMVEKLNKKMEANDLYLQDIKDKLYEKSYSRIFIESFLNQLNDLKVEENWQNQEIIRTRFEKKLYQSFEILNFGDIKNKVMFIGPTGVGKTTTLAKIAANLKKLNKKIALITIDTYRIAATDQLKTYADILGVSLHICYTPSDLKIALESLLNFDVILIDTAGRSHKNNLQMGELKVFKDVVEPDYNIMLVSSNTNCEDMMHIYDNFSYLKPNALIFTKMDETSSYGQLFSFLEYSKLPLLGITDGQRVPEDLKFPSKEWLTHAAVEEVFK, from the coding sequence ATGCAAATTAAAAAACTTACAGTAAAAACAATTTCTGAAGCGATGGAAAAGATAAGAAGAGAATTTGGAGAAGACGCATATATTTTAGACACAAAAAAAGTAAAAAAGGGGGGCTTCTTTGGAATCGGTGGAGAAAAATACCTTGAAGTAACTGTTTTGAGTGAGGAAAATAAAAATTCTCAATACAAGCCTCAAAAAACAAAAAAATACCCGCAAGAATCTGAAAATACCTATACGCTAAACGATCTAATAAAAAGGAATACACCCGAATTTTATAGAAAAAAAGAAAGAGAAGAAAAAATATCAACACCTTCGTATTTAAAAAGTGATAAAGAACCTAATTATAAGGATTCGAACGACGATTTAACAGAGTTTATAAAAACGAGTAGAGAAATATCCTCTAAGATAGACAAAAGTGTAGAATCATTTTATCATCAACACATCCAAAAGGAACCTACTGAAAGTGACATCAAAGATAGTTTGAAATTACAAGATCTGATGAATATGGTTGAAAAGTTGAACAAAAAAATGGAAGCGAACGATCTCTATCTTCAAGATATAAAGGATAAATTGTACGAAAAATCGTATTCAAGGATTTTTATCGAATCCTTTTTAAACCAATTGAACGATTTAAAAGTTGAAGAAAATTGGCAAAACCAAGAAATTATAAGAACCAGATTTGAAAAAAAACTTTATCAAAGCTTCGAAATTTTGAATTTTGGTGATATAAAGAATAAAGTTATGTTTATAGGTCCTACAGGAGTTGGAAAAACGACAACGTTGGCAAAAATAGCCGCTAACTTAAAAAAATTGAATAAAAAAATTGCACTAATTACAATCGACACGTACAGAATAGCTGCAACAGATCAGTTAAAAACTTATGCAGATATACTAGGTGTTTCGCTTCACATTTGTTATACCCCGTCTGACCTTAAAATTGCTTTGGAATCACTTTTGAATTTTGATGTGATTCTAATAGACACAGCTGGAAGAAGCCATAAGAACAATTTACAGATGGGGGAACTAAAAGTGTTCAAAGACGTAGTTGAGCCTGATTACAATATAATGCTGGTATCCTCCAACACAAATTGTGAAGATATGATGCATATTTACGATAATTTTTCTTATCTAAAACCCAACGCATTAATTTTTACAAAGATGGATGAAACGTCATCATATGGGCAATTATTTTCTTTTCTGGAATATTCTAAATTACCTTTGTTGGGGATAACAGATGGTCAAAGAGTTCCTGAAGATTTGAAGTTTCCTTCTAAAGAATGGCTGACTCATGCAGCAGTGGAGGAGGTATTTAAATGA
- a CDS encoding P-loop NTPase: protein MNRIYRDQATGLREEFSNTQTKIITIVSGKGGVGKSVLSVNIATELATHGKRILLFDSDAGFANASILMGKTVKVTLSEYMRGNVTFNECVQDTEYGVKIISSGFDFTDWKIFQNNFTDSIMDEFLNLLKDIDFFIIDVGAGYSEKLNNFYLNSDTIFLITVPEPTAVVNAYTLLKALSVLNVNGEIEIILNMIKNKNEVEMVKSVLSRTAKRFLNREINNFHEISYDENVHMSVKRQIPLVSLKENSKFSKDIKKITSNILNIETSSHINFTQRLKEMFGKDH, encoded by the coding sequence ATGAACCGGATATATCGTGATCAAGCAACTGGTTTAAGAGAAGAGTTTTCTAATACACAAACAAAAATTATAACAATCGTAAGCGGAAAGGGAGGAGTCGGCAAGTCGGTATTATCAGTGAATATAGCTACTGAGTTAGCCACACATGGGAAACGAATACTTTTGTTTGATTCGGATGCCGGTTTCGCGAACGCTTCTATTTTGATGGGAAAAACTGTGAAGGTTACGTTGAGTGAATATATGAGGGGAAATGTAACCTTCAACGAGTGTGTTCAAGATACAGAGTACGGTGTTAAGATAATTAGTAGCGGTTTTGATTTCACAGATTGGAAGATCTTTCAAAATAATTTTACCGATTCGATCATGGATGAATTTTTAAATTTGTTGAAAGATATCGATTTTTTTATAATAGACGTAGGTGCAGGTTATTCTGAAAAACTCAATAATTTTTATTTAAATTCTGATACTATCTTTCTAATAACTGTTCCCGAACCGACGGCGGTAGTTAACGCTTACACCTTGCTGAAAGCTTTATCTGTTTTGAATGTAAATGGGGAAATAGAGATAATTCTTAACATGATCAAAAATAAAAATGAAGTGGAGATGGTTAAATCCGTCTTAAGTAGAACTGCAAAAAGGTTTTTAAACAGAGAAATAAATAACTTTCATGAAATTTCTTACGATGAAAACGTTCATATGAGTGTTAAGAGGCAGATACCATTAGTTTCATTGAAAGAAAACAGTAAATTTTCAAAAGATATAAAAAAGATTACCTCCAATATATTGAATATAGAAACCTCTTCCCATATTAATTTTACCCAGAGATTGAAAGAGATGTTTGGAAAAGACCATTGA
- a CDS encoding flagellar brake protein, whose product MSDFVEKVSSKNVLYTNMPLDLEIQEKGIQGVYKSILYEHDLSSNLAKIGMPIFKGAYLQIFRGTNLKVRAYSSRAVYLFKSKVYSSGKEGNIRYLIINIPETIVRVQRRQHARIPVSEEGTFCFKEDLENSESEENIQPTKYRFMTKDFSAGGLAIVTSKEMKVGQKIIINLALKNEIRLENMESEVVRSIGKTTSGEYIYGIKFLNLTREKEEELVRFVFKLERESFKKI is encoded by the coding sequence ATGTCTGATTTTGTCGAAAAAGTAAGCTCAAAGAATGTTTTATACACTAATATGCCCTTGGATTTAGAGATTCAAGAAAAAGGAATTCAAGGAGTTTATAAAAGTATCCTATACGAACATGATCTCAGCAGTAATCTAGCTAAAATTGGAATGCCGATTTTTAAGGGAGCCTATCTGCAAATTTTTCGAGGTACTAATCTAAAAGTAAGAGCATACTCTTCAAGGGCTGTTTATTTATTCAAAAGCAAAGTTTACAGCAGTGGAAAAGAAGGAAATATCAGATACCTTATAATAAACATTCCTGAAACAATTGTTAGAGTGCAAAGAAGGCAACATGCCAGGATCCCTGTTTCTGAAGAAGGTACCTTTTGTTTCAAAGAAGACCTAGAAAATAGTGAAAGTGAGGAGAACATTCAACCAACAAAATATCGGTTTATGACTAAAGATTTCAGTGCAGGAGGATTGGCTATCGTTACCTCTAAAGAGATGAAAGTCGGACAAAAGATAATAATAAATTTAGCATTAAAAAATGAGATCAGACTTGAAAACATGGAATCCGAGGTTGTTAGGTCTATTGGAAAAACTACAAGTGGTGAATACATTTATGGAATTAAGTTTTTAAACTTAACAAGAGAAAAAGAAGAAGAGCTGGTGAGGTTCGTTTTCAAATTAGAGCGGGAGTCATTTAAAAAGATTTGA
- the cheC gene encoding CheY-P phosphatase CheC encodes MSIYDEINEQKLDALKELGNIGAGNAATAISTMLNKKIDITVPSAEILPISELWEEFSDPEDITAGSMVEIGGELHGAILFLLGTEEMKNILELLMLPRPQDLTQIDEMTSSAIGEIGNIMCSSYISALSNFTGLNIHSLPPKITVDMLTAIVSESSLMVTEGSDFVILIRTEINMEEYEGNVKGFLIYLSDEQNILKLLKSLGMGTNND; translated from the coding sequence ATGTCAATCTATGATGAGATTAACGAACAGAAATTGGATGCATTGAAGGAATTAGGAAACATAGGTGCAGGTAATGCGGCGACAGCTATTTCAACCATGTTGAACAAAAAAATAGATATCACAGTTCCCTCTGCTGAAATTTTGCCGATTTCAGAGTTATGGGAGGAGTTTAGTGATCCTGAGGATATAACAGCCGGGTCAATGGTAGAAATTGGTGGAGAGCTTCATGGGGCGATTTTGTTTCTGCTAGGAACTGAAGAGATGAAAAATATTTTAGAGTTGTTAATGCTCCCCCGACCACAAGACTTAACCCAAATTGATGAAATGACCTCTTCAGCCATAGGTGAAATTGGTAATATTATGTGTAGCTCTTATATATCTGCGCTTTCGAATTTCACAGGTTTGAACATACATTCCTTGCCTCCAAAAATTACCGTAGATATGTTAACAGCTATAGTTTCTGAGTCTTCCCTCATGGTTACTGAAGGGAGCGATTTTGTAATTTTAATTAGAACAGAAATAAACATGGAAGAGTATGAAGGGAACGTAAAAGGCTTCTTGATATATTTATCAGACGAACAAAATATTTTAAAATTATTAAAATCCTTAGGAATGGGGACGAATAATGACTGA
- a CDS encoding sigma-70 family RNA polymerase sigma factor gives MKYKINEEQLVMEFLPKIKIIALNLKTTLPKNIELEDLIQEGIIGLLQSYKRYNPEKGTSFYTYALKRIKGSMYDYLRRIDWLPKDVRSLVKKYEDLIYECKDNEYIDDNSVAEKLHIEKNDVDKIKFSLSKRQILQLDEYFLNNEEDTWLEDIQEENDPEILAYKDMLHDKLTESIEKLEEREKLILSLYYNEGLTFKEIGSVLEISESRVSQLHSVILVKLKKMIQGSE, from the coding sequence ATGAAATACAAAATTAATGAAGAACAACTGGTAATGGAGTTTTTGCCAAAAATAAAGATTATAGCTTTGAATCTGAAAACCACTTTACCAAAAAATATAGAATTAGAGGATTTGATTCAGGAGGGGATTATTGGATTACTTCAATCATATAAAAGATACAACCCGGAAAAAGGTACTTCCTTTTACACCTACGCTCTAAAAAGGATAAAAGGTTCAATGTATGATTATCTGAGGAGAATAGATTGGCTTCCAAAGGACGTTCGAAGTTTAGTAAAAAAGTACGAAGATTTGATTTACGAATGTAAAGATAATGAGTACATAGACGATAATTCAGTGGCAGAAAAACTTCATATTGAAAAAAATGATGTAGATAAAATAAAGTTCTCCTTGAGCAAAAGGCAGATTCTTCAATTGGATGAGTACTTTTTAAACAATGAAGAAGATACCTGGCTTGAAGATATACAAGAAGAAAACGACCCTGAAATACTGGCTTATAAAGATATGTTACATGATAAATTAACAGAAAGTATCGAGAAATTGGAAGAAAGAGAAAAATTGATACTTTCTCTATACTATAACGAAGGCTTAACCTTTAAAGAAATAGGAAGTGTTTTAGAAATAAGTGAATCACGGGTTTCCCAGTTACACTCAGTAATATTGGTGAAATTAAAAAAGATGATTCAAGGAAGTGAATAA
- a CDS encoding DEAD/DEAH box helicase: MIRKELINFLDSLKKVNKQKILVLPDGYLQDFDDEEEVFIYPDFDIFPFENLDISPNIKAKRMKTLHALLTKENVTVLTTFSSLIRYTLPKNEFVSKKIKVGDTFDLDHNVPYHLGYNLSEEVTSPGEYSKRGFVRDFFIPIYEQPVRIELWDEVIDRISFFDSYSQRSIENLKEVEIIPGSEIMKFDHNLEFYEERLKKYLNGTNEEEFLTLDQFNTLPGIFYKDKNTIFSYLNEDGDIYLINKEEIINSYSEKEKENYEMCDTELKRKIYKMFSGHNLEILNKIKYEEVKLTLEKIYFIKSKKEDKRLEYIPLLDWEDLNDGDLVVHEDYGIGIYHGVNKVETLLGLREFVTLEYSDNSRVYVPVGRLDKLSKYIGDPESVKISSLNSKSWKNTKQKVKEEIKQKIEELQKIYALRENQRGIQLFGDPELEEKFKETFPYVETPDQEKSIKEVMRDLESERPMDRLLSGDSGFGKTEVAMRAAFRTVVSNYQVLLLAPTTILAKQHYENFKQRMDSFGIKIALVTRHKTQKEKKDLFESIGKGQVDIVIGTHALLSDLLQVKNLGLVIVDEEQRFGVLQKEKFKKLSDGVNFLMMSATPIPRTLYMSISGLRDISTISTPPVGRLPIQTFIGKYSDKLVRTAILREKSRGGQVIYIHNRVQELNELHKKLRTLIPEIKIAMVHGGTPKKEFIKSINDLYDGNIDLLLSTTIIENGIDIPNVNTLILDDPERYGISQLYQIKGRVGRSNRRAFVYFLFKKEVTPQTKKRLEAIKQYNEPGSGLKLALRDLEIRGYGDILGIEQKGHINAIGYHLYHEMLNKILFEYGIKKEEEIQKPQTYTEIKGIKGSLVIPESYISNSIERMRIYRRISVAKTVDDVEDIRSEIRDKYGKFPEEVERLFQYALIKVKANMEGIKEIEIGDTYISFKFENDVNPVIEKYNKYSRKITFYPETKELISYGPKDHMKYMEKVFS; the protein is encoded by the coding sequence TTGATTAGAAAAGAACTTATAAATTTTCTAGATTCGCTAAAAAAAGTTAACAAACAAAAAATTTTAGTTTTACCTGATGGATATCTCCAAGATTTTGACGATGAGGAAGAGGTTTTCATTTATCCAGATTTTGACATATTTCCATTTGAAAATCTGGATATCTCTCCAAATATCAAAGCAAAGAGAATGAAAACGTTACATGCCTTATTAACGAAAGAGAACGTGACCGTTTTAACTACCTTTTCATCCTTAATAAGGTACACCTTGCCTAAAAACGAATTTGTAAGCAAAAAGATCAAAGTTGGAGATACGTTCGATCTTGATCATAACGTTCCTTACCATTTAGGATACAATCTTTCAGAAGAAGTAACTAGTCCCGGAGAATATTCTAAAAGAGGTTTTGTCAGAGACTTTTTCATTCCAATTTACGAACAACCGGTTAGAATAGAGTTATGGGATGAAGTAATAGATAGAATATCCTTTTTTGATTCTTATTCCCAAAGGTCTATTGAAAATTTAAAAGAAGTTGAGATAATTCCAGGATCTGAAATTATGAAATTTGATCACAACTTAGAATTTTATGAGGAGAGATTAAAAAAATATCTTAATGGGACAAATGAAGAAGAGTTTCTGACTCTCGACCAATTCAATACCCTTCCGGGAATCTTTTACAAAGATAAAAACACAATATTTAGTTATCTTAATGAAGATGGAGATATTTATTTAATCAACAAAGAAGAAATCATAAACTCTTACTCTGAAAAAGAAAAAGAAAATTATGAAATGTGTGACACTGAACTAAAACGAAAAATATATAAAATGTTTTCTGGACATAACCTTGAAATTTTAAACAAAATAAAATATGAAGAAGTTAAACTTACCTTAGAAAAGATTTATTTTATAAAATCCAAAAAGGAAGATAAAAGGTTAGAGTATATACCTCTTCTTGATTGGGAAGATCTAAACGATGGGGACTTGGTAGTACACGAAGATTATGGGATAGGAATATACCATGGTGTTAACAAAGTTGAGACTCTTTTGGGTTTGAGAGAGTTTGTAACATTAGAATACTCCGATAATTCAAGGGTATATGTCCCAGTAGGTAGGTTAGACAAACTATCTAAATACATCGGAGACCCAGAATCCGTTAAAATATCTTCTTTGAACAGTAAAAGCTGGAAAAATACAAAGCAAAAGGTAAAAGAAGAGATTAAACAAAAGATAGAAGAGCTTCAAAAGATCTATGCCTTAAGGGAAAATCAAAGAGGAATACAACTATTTGGAGATCCTGAATTGGAAGAAAAATTCAAAGAAACCTTTCCTTACGTCGAAACACCTGACCAAGAAAAAAGTATCAAAGAGGTTATGAGAGATCTAGAAAGTGAAAGACCGATGGATAGATTGTTGTCAGGTGATTCGGGATTTGGTAAAACTGAAGTTGCAATGAGAGCAGCTTTCAGAACGGTTGTTTCAAATTACCAAGTGCTATTATTAGCTCCTACAACGATACTTGCCAAGCAGCATTACGAAAATTTCAAACAAAGAATGGACTCTTTTGGAATTAAGATAGCTTTAGTTACCCGTCATAAAACTCAAAAAGAAAAGAAAGACCTCTTTGAAAGTATAGGAAAAGGTCAAGTAGATATAGTAATAGGGACGCACGCCTTATTATCAGATTTATTGCAGGTAAAAAACCTGGGATTAGTTATAGTAGACGAAGAACAAAGATTTGGTGTACTTCAGAAAGAGAAATTCAAAAAGTTAAGTGATGGAGTAAACTTCCTTATGATGAGCGCCACTCCTATACCTAGAACCTTATACATGTCTATCAGCGGCTTAAGAGACATCTCCACGATATCGACGCCGCCTGTGGGTAGGTTACCCATTCAAACATTTATTGGGAAATACTCAGATAAGTTAGTACGCACGGCTATTTTGAGAGAAAAATCTAGGGGTGGACAAGTAATCTATATTCACAACAGAGTTCAGGAATTGAATGAACTGCATAAAAAATTGCGAACACTTATTCCAGAAATAAAGATAGCAATGGTTCATGGCGGGACACCAAAAAAGGAGTTTATAAAATCTATAAACGATTTGTATGATGGAAATATTGATCTCCTTCTTTCGACAACAATAATAGAAAATGGAATAGATATACCCAATGTCAATACCCTTATCCTAGATGACCCAGAAAGGTATGGGATCTCTCAGTTGTATCAAATTAAAGGAAGAGTTGGAAGATCTAACAGAAGAGCTTTTGTCTACTTTCTATTTAAAAAAGAAGTTACCCCTCAAACCAAAAAAAGGCTGGAAGCAATCAAACAGTACAATGAACCAGGAAGTGGATTAAAGCTTGCTTTGAGAGATTTAGAAATTCGTGGATACGGGGATATATTGGGAATAGAGCAAAAAGGTCATATTAACGCGATAGGCTATCATCTATACCATGAAATGTTGAATAAAATTTTATTTGAATATGGCATTAAAAAGGAAGAAGAAATTCAAAAACCTCAAACTTACACAGAGATAAAAGGTATAAAAGGTTCCCTAGTTATTCCAGAATCATATATTTCTAATTCTATTGAAAGAATGAGAATATATAGAAGAATATCGGTGGCTAAAACAGTTGATGATGTTGAGGATATAAGGTCTGAAATACGCGATAAATACGGTAAATTTCCAGAAGAAGTTGAGAGATTGTTTCAGTACGCTTTGATAAAAGTTAAAGCCAATATGGAAGGCATTAAAGAGATAGAAATAGGAGATACTTACATATCTTTTAAATTCGAAAATGATGTAAATCCTGTCATTGAAAAGTACAACAAATATTCAAGAAAGATTACCTTTTATCCAGAAACGAAAGAACTCATTAGTTATGGGCCAAAAGATCATATGAAATATATGGAAAAGGTTTTTTCTTAA
- the mnmE gene encoding tRNA uridine-5-carboxymethylaminomethyl(34) synthesis GTPase MnmE: MLNDTIVAISSPIGTGAIGVVRISGDHVKNIIDQALKRKKYTPKKMYYGWLYDKEGEKVDEITWVYHSQPHSYTGEDMLEIFCHGGKLITYAVLNTIIKYGARQALPGEFTKRAVLNGKMDLIKAEAVNNVITSETEISLKASFNQLKNAVSEKIKDIKNSLLNISAQIEVEMDYPDDIEFEDHDLKNKLVHIVNSMNQLLKEAENGIIAVEGVRTVIVGKPNSGKSTLLNALLRKDRAIVTDIPGTTRDTIEENLNINGIYIRLIDTAGIRYTEDTLERVGIERTINSIKNSHLILFVLDGTTPFTQEDELIYNKLNELGDKTVIIILNKSDSPNFTENNYLSLKQKNPNDFVIISAKNGAIKNLENKIYEKFFEKVNIEEPTLTNQRQKITLESSKEFVLNAINSLEKGFSNDIIMYDVRKALEKIYELSGENYTEELLDKIFSTFCVGK, translated from the coding sequence GTGTTGAATGATACAATAGTAGCCATTTCATCTCCGATTGGTACGGGAGCCATAGGGGTAGTAAGAATTTCTGGCGATCACGTTAAAAACATAATAGACCAAGCATTAAAAAGAAAAAAATATACACCTAAGAAGATGTACTATGGTTGGCTTTACGATAAAGAAGGAGAAAAAGTCGACGAGATTACCTGGGTTTACCATTCACAGCCTCACTCTTATACAGGGGAGGATATGCTTGAAATATTTTGCCATGGTGGTAAACTTATCACTTATGCTGTACTCAATACGATTATAAAATATGGGGCAAGACAAGCTTTACCTGGGGAGTTTACAAAACGTGCTGTCTTAAACGGTAAGATGGATCTCATAAAAGCAGAAGCTGTAAACAATGTGATTACTTCAGAGACGGAAATCTCTTTAAAAGCGTCTTTTAATCAACTTAAAAATGCCGTTTCGGAAAAAATTAAAGACATAAAAAACAGTTTGCTAAATATCTCAGCCCAGATCGAGGTAGAAATGGATTATCCTGATGACATAGAATTTGAAGATCACGATTTAAAAAACAAATTAGTCCATATCGTAAATAGTATGAATCAACTACTAAAAGAAGCTGAGAACGGTATTATAGCCGTTGAAGGTGTAAGAACAGTTATAGTAGGAAAGCCGAACTCTGGGAAAAGTACCTTGTTAAACGCCCTTTTGAGAAAAGATAGAGCGATTGTAACCGATATTCCTGGGACAACTAGGGACACAATAGAAGAAAACTTGAACATAAACGGCATATACATAAGGCTCATAGATACAGCCGGAATACGATATACAGAAGATACCTTGGAAAGGGTTGGAATAGAAAGGACCATAAATTCTATAAAGAATTCTCATCTAATCTTGTTTGTTTTGGATGGTACAACGCCTTTCACCCAGGAAGACGAACTAATTTATAATAAATTAAATGAATTGGGAGATAAAACTGTTATAATTATATTAAATAAATCCGACTCTCCTAATTTTACAGAGAATAATTATCTATCTTTGAAACAAAAAAATCCAAATGATTTTGTTATAATTTCTGCAAAGAACGGAGCAATTAAAAATTTGGAAAATAAGATTTATGAAAAATTTTTTGAGAAGGTCAACATAGAAGAACCAACTCTAACTAACCAAAGGCAAAAGATAACTTTAGAATCATCTAAAGAGTTTGTTTTAAACGCCATTAATTCGCTTGAGAAAGGTTTTTCTAACGATATAATTATGTATGACGTAAGAAAAGCACTTGAAAAGATCTACGAACTCTCTGGGGAAAATTATACTGAAGAATTACTGGATAAAATCTTCTCCACATTCTGTGTTGGAAAGTAG